From the Polaribacter tangerinus genome, the window CCCTTTAATATTCCAGTGTAAACCTCTTAAACTTTGGTAATATATTTGAAAGTTAGATAACAAACCATTTAAACTATCTACTAAATTTGCACTTTCTTTTTTGTCTAATCCTAAAATTGATGTACTCATAATTTTCTTTTTACTTTTTAAATTCACTGTAAATTTAAGAGAATTTTATGGAGATAAACTATAATAATTATTGATAGTTTTAATATCTTTATCAGAAATTATGATACCATGACCATCACCCAATTAAAATATGTTTTATCTGTTGCAGAATACCAAAATTTTACGGTAGCAGCAGAACACAGTTTTGTAACACAGCCTACTTTAAGTATGCAAATACAAAAATTAGAAGACGAACTCGGTGTTCAAATTTTTAATAGGTCTAAAAAGCCTATTGAATTAACCGAAGTTGGAAAAAAAATAGTCGAACAATCTAAAGTAATTGTAGATGAGAGCAATAGAATTTTAGATATCGTGCATCAACAAAAAGGGTATATTGGTGGTGAGTTTAAAGTAGGAATTATTCCAACAATAATGCCTACGTTGTTGCCAATGTTTTTAAATAATTTTACCAAAAAATACCCAAAAGTTAAGTTAATAATAGAAGAATTAACAACAGAAGAAATTGTACGAAAATTAACAGACGGCCACATTGATGCTGCGATTGCAGCAACACCGCTAGAAAATGAAGCCATAAAAGAAAGGCCATTATATTACGAACCTTTTGTTGGTTTAATTCCGCAAAATCATCGCTTGTTTAATAACAAACAAATTTCTGCTGACGAATTGGAAATGGAAGATATTTTATTATTGGAGGACGGACACTGTTTTAAAGACAGTGTAATTAATTTATGCAGAACACATAAAATTGATAATAAAAAAGGATTTCAGCTAGAAAGTGGAAGTTTTAATACACTTATTAAACTTTCTAAAGAGGGTTTAGGGATGACATTACTACCCTATTTGCACACTTTAGATTTAAACGATGTAGATAAAAGTCATTTAAGGGAATTTAAAAATCCGCCACCAGCAAGAGAGGTAAGCTTAATTTACCACAAATCTCAATTAAAAATGCAACTTATAGAAGCATTAAATAAAACGATAGACGGCGTAGTACGTGGAGCAATATCATTTTCTGACGTAAAAATAATAAGTCCTATTAAAAAATAAATAATCAATTCATAGTATTGATTACAATAGCCGTATCTGTTTTTTGTATTATTACTAAGTGCTTACTTATAACTCTAAACATATAGACTCCCAAAAAATAGCCTTTTTGTTTACCGATTTTAAGTAAGCATTTGTTTTTGAAAAGTGCTTTGAACCAAACCAGCCTCTCCAAGCGCCTAATGGTGATGGGTGTGGCGCCTTAAGAATATAATGTTTTTCTTTATTTATAAGTATCGATTTACTGTGTGCAAATTTTCCCCAAAGTAAAAAAACAATATTTTCATTTTCTTGAGAAATTTTAGAAATAACAGCATCTGTAAATGTTTCCCAACCTTTTTTTTGATGACTTCCTGCCTTATGAGCTCTTACACTTAAAGTCGCATTTAATAACAGCACCCCTTGATAAGCCCAAGACTCTAAATTTCCGTTGGTTGGAATAGAGCAATTTAAATCTGAAGAGAGTTCTTTTAAAATATTTTTTAAAGAAGGTGGTAATGCAACATTATCTTTAACAGAAAAACACAAACCATTAGCCTGGTGGTAATCGTGGTATGGATCTTGACCAATAATTACAACTTTTAAATTACTGGGTAAGCAAGTATTAAAAGCTGCAAAAATGTTTTCTTTCTCTGGAAAACATTGATGTGTTTGGTATTCATTTTCTACAAAAGTCATCAATTCTTTAAAATACTCTTTTTTAAACTCTTTATTTAGAATATTTTTCCAGCTATCAGCTATTTTTAGTTGCATTGTTTATTATTTTTGTAAAAAAATCAAAACTACACATTTGAACACAAATATTTCAGAAAAAACATTACAAGATTTAGAGTTTTCTACCGTTTTACATCATATTTCAGAACACTGTATAACTGGTCTAGGAAAAGAAGCTGTTCGAAGTATTGTACCAATTCTCGGTAGAAAAAAACTCTTTACAGAATTACACTTAGTAAATGAATATTTAAGTTCTTTTGAAAGTGAAAATAGGGTTCCAAACCATGGGTTTGATGCTATTACAGAAAGTGTTAAACGACTTAAAATTGAAAATAGTTTTATAGAAACTACAGCTTTCTTAAAAATAGCGACCACTTCTTTAACTGTTAATGAGCATATTAAGTTTTTTAATAAATTTAAAGTACAATTTCCAACCTTTTTTGAACGTACACAAAAAATTGAATTTACTACTTACATAGATGATGAAATAAAAAAAATAATAGACATATCTGGTGAGGTCAAAAACAATGCTTCTAGCGCTTTGAAGCAAATTAGGAGAGACATAAATGCTATTCGTGGTAAAATTGGTGCTAGTTTTTCTAGTGCACTTTCCAAAGCAATTAGTGCAGGATACCTAGATGATATTAAAGAAACTGTAGTAGACAATCAAAGAGTTTTAGCAGTATCTGCTATGTATAGAAGAAAAGTAGCAGGTAGTTTATTAGGTTCTTCAAAGTCTGGTAATATTGTATATATAGCTCCTCAAGCTACATTAGCTTATAGTAGGGAATATCAAAACTTAGTTTATGAAGAAAAACAAGAAGTTATAAGAATTCTAAGAGCATTGGGAGAAATTATTAGGCCTATGACAACTCTGCTAGAAGACTATATTACGTACTTAACTCATACAGATTGTATAAGTGCTAAAGCCAAGTATGCAAGAGAAATGCAAGCAGTACTTCCTAAAATAACAAAAGAAAAGAAAATATTTTTTAGGGATGCTTATCACCCTGTATTGTGGAGGAAAAATAATTTACAAAAAATTAAAACAGTATCTCAATCTATAGAACTGAATGAAAAACAACAAATTATTGTAATTTCTGGACCCAATGCAGGTGGAAAAAGTATCACTCTAAAAACAATCGGACTTCTTCAATTAATGATACAAAGTGGAATTTTAATTCCTGTTCATGAAAGGAGTCAAACTTATATTTTTGATAATATTCTTACAGATATTGGTGATAATCAGTCTATAGAAAATCAATTAAGTACTTATAGTTACAGGCTAAAAAATATGCGAAACTTTTTACGAAAATGTGGAGAAAGTACGCTATTTCTTATCGATGAGTTTGGTACAGGTTCAGATCCTGAACTAGGTGGCGCTTTGGCAGAAATATTTTTAGAGGAATTTTATAACAAAAAAGCATTTGGAATTATTACCACCCACTACTCTAACCTAAAAGTATTGGCCAATGAACTAGAAAATGTTACCAATGCAAATATGCAGTTCGACGAACGAACCCTAGAGCCTTTGTACAAACTTTTTGTAGGGCAAGCTGGTAGTTCTTTTACTTTTGAAGTAGCTCAGAAAAATGGAATTCCTTTTAGTTTAATTAATAAGGCTAAAAAAAGAGTCGATACCGAAAAGGTTCGACTAGATAAGACCATCTCTAAACTTCAAAAAGAGAGAAATAAGCTTCAAAAAAACTCAGATAATTTAGAAAAACAAAAAACTAAAGGAAAAGAACATTTAGAAAGTTTACAAGAGAAAGAAGAAAAAATTCAAGCAAAATTAGCAGGTTTTCAAGAATTATATGATAACAATCAAAAAATGCTTTCTCTTGGAAGAAAAGTAAATGAACTTTTTAATAAGTATTTTCAAAATAACAATAAAAAAGAACTCATTGCTAATTTTAACAAATGGGTTGCTGATGAAAAGGTTAAATATGCCAAAAAAAATCCGCTAAAAATAACCTCTAAAAATCAAAAAAAACAAGCAAAAATTATAGAAAAGCAATTGCAAGAAGTTATAAAAAAGGTTGAAAAAGAGGTTCTAGAAAAGGTAGTAGAAGTGAGAAAAGAGAAAAAAAATGAAGCAATAAAAGTTGCCAAAGAAAAAGCATCATATGAGTATAAAGTTAATGATAGAGTAAGAATAATAGATTCTACAAGTATTGGTACTATAGAAAAAATAGATAAAAATAAAGTAACGATTAACTATGGTTTGTTTACTACAAAAACTACCATAAATAAATTAGAGTTTGTAGAAAAGTCAAAAAAATAAAGAGTGTAAAAAATGTATTATTCTAGTTGCTAATTCTCAATTTCTGACTTTTAAATTGCCATATATGTAAAAATTAACAAAGCCTTTTATTCTGATGTATTAATAAAATTATTATTCAGATATTTGTAATTGATACTTTTAGAATTTATAAATGATTGACAACTCTACATTAGAAGTTTTAAATAAATCGCTTTCAGGCACAGTAGTTTATAGTAATTTACACAAAGCTATATACGCAACAGATGCTTCGGTGTATAGAAAAATACCCTTAGCAGTTGCTTATCCGAAAGATGAAGACGACCTGAAAAAGCTAATTCACTTTGCAACAAAAAATAATACTACTTTAATACCCAGAGCAGCAGGAACTTCTTTAGCTGGGCAATGTGTTGGAGATGGTATTATTGTAGATGTTTCTAAACATTTTACCAATATCATATCATTTAACGAAAAGCAAAAAACAATTAAGCTTCAACCCGGAATTGTTAGAGATTCTCTTAATAACTTCCTAAAAAAATACAACCTATTTTTTGGCCCAAATACTTCTACTTCAAACCGATGTATGATTGGAGGTATGGTTGGAAATAATTCATCTGGTAGTACTTCAATTAAATATGGAGTTACCAGAGATAAAGTGTTAGAAATTGAAGCCATTTTAAGCGATGGAAGTTCTGTTGTTTTCAAAGAAATAACATCAGAAGAATTTATAGATAAAACAACTCAAAAAACCTTAGAGGGCAATATTTATAAAACTATTTATGAAGAATTGCTCTCTAAAAAGGTTCAGAATGAAATTAAAAATGAGTTTCCGAAAGAAGCTATTCATCGAAGAAATACGGGATATGCAATTGACGAATTTTTAAAATCTGACTTATTTGGAGGAACCGAAAAAACAATAAATATTGCCAAATTTCTTACAGGTAGCGAAGGTACACTTGCATTTTCTACCGCCATTACAATTCAGCTAGACCTTTTACCTCCTGCCAAGAGCATCATGGTTTGTGCTCATTTTAAAAGTATTAACGAGAGTCTATTAGCCACAGTTACTGCAATGAAGCATAATTTATTTAATTGTGAGTTAATGGATAAAACCATTTTAGACTGTACAAAAAATAATAGAGACTTAGTAAAAAATCGATTTTTCTTAGAGGGAGATCCTGAAGCTGTATTAATGCTAGAAGTAGCAGCAAATACAGATGAAGAGGTTCTTCTGCTGGCAGAGGCACTTATTAAAGACTTAAAAAATAATAATTTTGGCTACCATTATCCGAAAGTGTACGGCAACGACATCGCAAAAGTACATTACCTTAGAAAAGCCGGTTTGGGTGCTCTGGGAAATATGGTTGGAGATAGAAAAGCAGTTGCTTGTATAGAAGATACTGCAGTAGCTTTAGAGGACTTACCTGATTACATCACAGAGTTTACAAAAATTATGGACAAATATCAGCAAGATGCTGTATATTATGCACATGCAGGAGCTGGAGAATTACATTTAAGACCAATTTTAAATTTAAAGAAAAAGGAAGATGTTGTTTTATTTAGAAAAATAACCACAGAAACAGCCGTTTTAGTCAAAAAATATAAAGGCTCCTTTTCTGGAGAACACGGAGATGGTATAGTAAGAGCTGAGTTTATTCCGCTAATGATTGGAGAAAACAATTACCAACTTTTAAGAAGTATAAAAAAAGCATTTGATCCAAAAAATGTTTTCAATAAAGGAAAAATTACAGATGCCTTTTCTATGGATAAAAACTTGCGATACGAAGTTGATAGAAAAGAACCCGTAATACCTACTATTCAGGATTTTTCTGACAGTGAGGGAATTTTAAAACTTGCCGAAAAATGTAATGGATCTGGAGATTGTAGAAAACCTGCAGAAGCAGGCGGAACAATGTGCCCAAGCTACAGAGCTACCAAAAATGAAAAAGATACTACGCGAGCTCGCGCAAACGCTTTAAGAGAATTTTTAACCAATTCTACAAAAGTTAATAAATTTAACCACAACGAGTTAAAAGAAGTTTTCGACCTGTGCTTAAGTTGCAAGGCGTGTGCTACAGAATGCCCAAGTAATGTAGATATTGCTACTATGAAAGCAGAATTTTTATATCAATATCAAGAATCAAATGGCTATTCTTTTAGAAGTAAACTCTTTGCCAACAACGTAAAATATAATAAAATTGGTAGTCTATTTCCTCAAATTACAAATGCTGTTTTAAACACTACATTGGCAAAGAAGTTCATGGGAGTTGCCACTGAAAGAAGTGTTCCTAGACTTGCAAATATACCACTAGAAAAATGGGTTAAAAAAAATGAATCTACAACAAAAGATAAAATTATCTATTTATTTTGTGATGAATTTACGAATTATTATGATGTAGAAATAGGAAAAGATGCTTTTTACCTTTTAGACAAATTAGGATATAATTTACAATTTGTTCCACATAAAGAATCTGGTAGAAGCTTTATTTCTAAAGGTTTTTTAAAAGAAGCAAAAGAAGTATGCAATCAAAATATTGCAATTTTTAAAAATATTATTTCCAAAGAAACTCCATTAATCGGTATAGAACCATCTGCTATTCTCACTTTTAGAGACGAATATATTCGACTAGCAGACGATAAAATTGCTGCACAAAATATTGCGAATAATGTGTTTACTTTCGAGGAGTTTTTGGCGAGGGAATTAAAAAATAATCAAATAAATACATCTTTATTTACTACAGAAGAAAAAACACTAAAAATTCATGGCCACTGTCACCAAAAAGCACTCTCTGGAACGGTAGCTAGTTTTGAAATTTTAAGTATTCCAAAGAATTATAAAGTTACCATTTTAAATACTGGTTGTTGTGGAATGGCAGGTTCTTTTGGATACGAAAAAGAGCATTTTACAGTTTCAATGCAAGTAGGTGAAGAATCGCTATTTCCAAAAATTAGAAATACAGAGAAAGATGTAGAAATAGTTGCTGCAGGAACTAGCTGCAGACATCAAATATTTGATGGCACAAAAAGACTTGCTAAACACCCAATTACCATATTAAAAGAAGCACTAAAATAAAGTTATGAGTAATAAAAATTATAAAGCTGCCAATAACAGATACGAAAAAATGAACTATAGACGTTCGGGTAAAAGTGGCTTACTTCTTCCTGAAATTTCGTTAGGACTATGGCATAATTTTGGTAAAAAAGACAATTTTGACAATGCAAGAAAACTACTAAAGTGCGCATTTGATAACGGTATTACTCATTTCGACTTGGCAAATAACTACGGCCCACCTCCTGGTTCTGCTGAAAAAAACTTTGGTAAGATTTTAAAAAAGGATTTAAAAAAATATAGAGATGAGCTCATAATTTCTACTAAAGCGGGTTACGAAATGTGGGATGGCCCTTATGGAAATTTAGGCTCTAAAAAGTTTTTGGTTGCTAGCTTAGACCAAAGCCTACAAAGAATGGGGTTAGATTATGTTGACATTTTTTATCATCATAGACCAGATTATGACACTCCACTAGAAGAAACAATGGGTGCGCTAGATTTAATAGTAAAACAAGGAAAAGCACTTTATGTTGGTATTTCTAACTACCAACCAAAAGAAGCTGAAAAAGCTTTTAAAATTTTAAAAAAGTTGGGAACACCTTGTCTCATTCACCAACCTAGATATAATATTTTTGATCGTTGGATAGAAAACGGGTTGTTAAATTTGTTAGAGGAAAGTGGTGTAGGTTCTATTTGTTTTTCTCCATTAGCACAAGGAATGTTATCAAATAAATATTTACATGAAATTCCTAAAGACTCTAGAGCAGTTAAAGAGAGTCCTTTTTTAAATGAAGATATGATTCGCAAAATGCTACCAAGAATTAAGTTGTTAAACGAAGTCGCATTAAACAGAAATCAAAATTTAGCGCAAATGGCCATTTCTTGGATTTTAAAAGACCAAAGAATAACCTCTGTGTTAATAGGAGCTAGTAAAACCACCCAAATTACAGATGCTGTAAAAGCTATTCATCATACAAATTTTACTGAGGAAGAAATTACAACAATAAACAATATTTAAGGTTTCTAAATAGTATTAAAAAAATAAAAATGAATTGATAAGTAGCTATTAAAGAAAAAAATTATATTTGTTATATCCATTCCTAATATAACAAGTATGAATATCAAAAAAAGCTATTTGCTTCTCTCACTACTATTTGCATTTAATAGTATTCAAAATTTTAGTCAAAATTCTGTAAACTTTTCCTTCCATCAAGACTTTAAACTTCTGGCCTTAGGAGATGATTTAGGAAACAGAGCAGGAACATTTAACTTTCTTGGAAGATTAAAATATGAAGCCCAAGCGGGTAAAATAGGGTATTACGTTTTTGGTACTGAATATGAAGAAGCCATATTATCTACTAAATATTCAAGGTTAGGTGGTTTTTTGGGATATTCTTTTATGGATGTTTTTAATAATTACAACATTCACATAACACCAACTATAGGTTATGGAAAAATTTTTAGAGCGGGAACGAATTTAAATAGTTGGTCTGGTGCCGTAGAATTTCAGTATTTTATAAATGATAAAATTCGAGTTAGTCTTTTAAACCAAGTAACCCAAAGAACAGACTTAGAGTTTTTATATGACGATTTAAAATACAGATATAGCTTTTTTTTGGGTGTTGAGTTTAAATTATTTACACCAAAAAAAAATTAAGAACTCCAGAACTCTCTTTTCTTATTTAGCGCTTCCTCAGTTTTAATATATTCTTCTGCTTCTTCTGGTGAAAGTACTTTTAAAAATGATGGATGCTGTTCTATAGCGTACTCAATTTTTGTAACTATTTCTGCTACAGTCTCGTTTTCATAATCTATCTCTAATGGCTCTTTAATAACCATAGATTGTAAAACATTTCGCTTTTTAATACTCAAGCCTTTTTTATCAAAAGACCTTCTAAAACCATCTATAACTATAGGAACAACTACGGGTTTATAAGTTTTAATAATATGTGCTGTTCCTCGTCTAATTGGTTTAAAAGGGGTAGTTGTTCCTTGAGGAAAAGTAATTACCCAACCATCTTTTATAGCTTTACCAATGTTAGAAATATCAGAATTTTTTACTTGACGCTTTACATCTTTACCACCACTTCGCCATGTTCTATCTATTGAAACAGAACCTGCATAAGCAAAAATTTTAGGCAGTAAACCTGCTTTCATAGTTTCACCAGCTGCAACAAAATAAATATTTAACTTTGGATGCCAAATATAACCTACATTTTTAATAGAATCATCTCTCCCGCTTAGTGCAGCATTAAAAACATGAAACATAGCAGCAACATCTGCAAAGTAAGTTTGATGATTAGAAATAAACAACACACCGCTTTCTGGCAAGTTTCTAAGAATTTCTGAACCTTCTATTTGTAAGCTGTTAAATTTTCTATATCTACCATGAGAAATAATACCGAAAACTCTTATAATAATCTTTTTTAAAAATAAAATATGACCAAAAGGATTTCTTTTAAACAAAGACATTTATGCTATTTGATTGGTTAGTTGATTAAAAACAAATCTACAAAAAAACTAATTAAAATCGAACCTCTATTGTAAGAGTTCTTTAATTTCTGCAAGCATCATTGCAGTAGCACCCCAAACTATGTGATTATTAAGTTTAAAGCATGGAACTTCTACATTGTTCATATAAGAATTGTTAATCGATACAGTCGAAATAGAGGTGTCATTTAATAAGTCTGTAACGAGTACTTCAATTGTTTTTGCTACTTCATAATTGGTCAAAAACAAGGGGGTCTCTTCTGAAAAACCTAAAAAAGGAGTTGCTAAAAAATTGCTAGGTGGTATGTATACAGTTGTTAATTCTCTTACAATATTTACCTTATTGGGCTGTATTCCTACTTCTTCAAAAGATTCCCTAACAGCTGTTTGTTGTAAGTTTTTATCTCTAACCTCTTTCTTACCTCCCGGAAAACTAACTTGCGACGAATGTGCTCCTTTGTAGCTTGCTCTTTCTGTTAAAAGAAATGAAGTTTCATTATTTTTATTTGGATAAAAAAGTGCTAAAACTGCAGCTACTTTTGGGTTATTGGCACTAATTTTATCCGTATCATATCGCTTACGAAGCTCAGGAGCTAGCTTAAATTGAGCGTTTATTCCTCCCAAACGATTGGATGTTATTTGAGGTATTTTTTTTCTAAATTGACTAAAATTCACTTTATAGTAATATATTTAGCTAAAATATAACTTTTCTTCCAAGAAAATTACATTATTTACTGTAAAACCTAAATGAAAAAATCCTACACAAAACTATTATTAAGTATAATTTTAGACGGAATTGGTTTTATTCCCATTCCCATACTTAGTATAATTTGGGCACCTATATCTAGTTTTATTATGACTAAAATGTATCCTAGTAAATTAGGCAAAATTGCGGCTGTTGTTTCTTTTATTGAAGAATTACTTCCTATAGATATTTTTCCAAGTTTTACTGTTATGTGGTTGTACACTCAAATTTTAATGAAATTTAAAAAAAGTAATACTAAAAAGTAGTTTTTTTATTTTTTGAATAAAAAACCAAAGCCCAATCTACTTAAAAACTTTTTTTCGAAATTCCAGAAAAAATGGAATTGCCCAAAAAACCATCCTACTATTGGAAGTGTAATCTGATAAATTGGAAAAATAAGTAAAAACCTTACTAAATAATATAAAAAAGGTGAAATTGAATTTACATCTAAACCAAAAAAGTTTGTTACTGGTTTAGCCACCCATGTAGCAAAAGAACCATTTATAGAAAATACTAATAGAATTGCTACTATAGACCAATTACTTTTTATACCCCATCGTTGTTTTAATTTTTCCATCACAACTATGCCTGTTTTTTTATATTTCTAAACATTAACCAAAATCCAATTAAAACTAATGGAATACTTAATACCTGACCTGTATTTAAAGGGCTAAACAACCACTGCTCTCCCCTTTCTTGAACTTGGGGTTCTTTTAAAAACTCTATTAAAAATCGTAATGACCATAAAACAGTCATAAACAACCCAAAAAGAAATCCAATTTGCTGCTTTTTTGCAGTTTTCCAATACAAATACCACATTACAAAAAACAACGCTAAATAACTAAATGCCTCGTATAATTGAGTTGGATGGCGCGCAGTAGTTTCACCTGCTGCCTTAAAAATTACACCAAAACTAGAACCTGTTTCTTTTCCATAAATTTCTGAGTTAAAGAAATTTCCAAAACGTATAAAGAAACCTGCCAATGCTACCATTATTGCCAATCTATCTAAAATAAATAGCCATGGCTTTTGTAAATGTTTTTTTGCATAAAAATACATAGCAATAGGAATTCCAATGGCAGCACCGTGACTAGCAAAACCAGTAAAACCTGTAAATTTCCAACCTTCAGAAGATTTTTTAAAAGGTAAAATAATTTCTAATAAGTGATTTTGATAGTAGTCCCAACTATAAAAAAATACATCTCCAAGACGCATTCCTACTAGCATAGATAAAAAAACATACATAAAAAGTGGATCCATTTTTTCTACTGGTATGGAATCTTTAATGTAAATTTTCTTCATAAAATGTAGTCCTAATACGAAGGCTGCCACAAACATTAAACTGTACCATCTGATCACAAAAAAACCTAAATCTATTCCTATAGATGGGTTCCACTCAATTGATAAAAAACTCATACTTTATATATTTAAATATATAGTTTTCTTTATTTTAGAAAACTAAAATTATTCATTATTATTTTTGGGCACAGGATCGAAACCACTACCTCCCCATGGATTGCAGCTTATTATTCTTTTCAAAGCTAACCAGCCACCGAAAACCAAACCATGCTTTTGTAATGCTTCTATAGTATAATTAGAACATGTGGGACTATATCTGCAACTAGCTGGTGTAAATGGCGATATAGCTACTTGGTAAAAGCGAACTAAAAGAATAAACGGATATGAAACTATTTTTTTCAAAAAAACTATACTCTAAGGGTTATCTAAAAACATTATTAAAATAAAAGATTGTAAAAACTAGCATTTTAAATTTTAAAAGAAATCTAATTTAAGGTAAAGGTAGTTCCTTCTTTTCCGTCTTTTAATTGTATACCAAGGGCAACTAATTCGTCTCTAATTTGGTCAGATAGCGCCCAATCTTTATTCTCTCTTGCCTCTTTTCTTAACTTTATCAACAACTCTACAACTCCGTTTATTTTTTCTGAGCTGTCTTCTGATTTTTCGCTCATCAACCCTAACACATCGAAAACAAATGCACGAATTGCTTCTTTTAAGGTTGCCAAATCTAAAGCTGTTAAACTTGCTTTACCTTCTCTAATTTGATTAATTAATTTAACAGCATCAAATAAATGAGAAATTAAAATCGGGGTATTAAAATCGTCATTTAACGCATCGTAACAAGCCTTTTTCCAAACATTTACATCAAAAGTTGATACTTTATCAGCTTCTATACTGTCTAAAAATGCAATTGCTTCCATTAATTTAGCATGGCCTTTTTCTGATGCTTCTAATGCTTCTCCAGAAAAATCTAAAATACTTCTGTAATTTGCTTGCATGTTAAAAAAACGAACAACAGATGCCGAAAATGCTTTTGGAAGAATCGTGTTTTTTCCTGTTAATATTTCGTTTGGCAAAATAAAATTTCCTGTCGACTTTGCCATTTTTTGACTATTTAAGAGCAACATATTTGTGTGCATCCAATAGTTTACCGGAGTTACCCCTGAACAAGTTTGAGATTGTGCAATTTCACACTCATGATGTGGAAATTTTAAATCCATACCACCACCATGAATATCAAACTGTTCTCCTAAATATTTGGTGCTCATTACAGAACACTCTAAGTGCCAACCCGGAAAACCATCACTCCAAGGAGATGGCCAGCGCATAATGTGTTTTTCATCTGCTTTTTTCCAAAGCGCAAAATCTTGTGGATTTTTTTTATCCGACTGACCGTCTAGAGTTCTTGTATTGTGTATTAAATCTTCAATTTTTCTGCCAGAAAGAATACCATAATTTCCTTTTTCATTATAAGCCAACACATCAAAATAAACCGAACCATTAACCTCATATGCAAAACCTTTAGAAATAATTTCTTTAATCATTTCTATTTGTTCAACAATATGGCCAGTGGCTGTTGGTTCTATACTAGGTGGTAAAAAATTGTAATTTTTAAGAACATTATGAAAATCTACGGTATACTTTTGCACTACTTCCATAGGTTCAATTTTTTCTAAACGGGCTTTTTTAGAAATTCTATCCTCGCCTTCATCCGCATCGTTTTCTAAATGACCTGCATCAGTAATATTTCTAACATAACGAACTTTGTAACCTAAATGTAATAAATATCTGTAAACAACATCAAAAAACATAAAAGTTCGAACATTTCCTAAATGCGCATTACTGTAAACAGTAGGTCCACAAACATACATTCCTACAT encodes:
- a CDS encoding hydrogen peroxide-inducible genes activator yields the protein MTITQLKYVLSVAEYQNFTVAAEHSFVTQPTLSMQIQKLEDELGVQIFNRSKKPIELTEVGKKIVEQSKVIVDESNRILDIVHQQKGYIGGEFKVGIIPTIMPTLLPMFLNNFTKKYPKVKLIIEELTTEEIVRKLTDGHIDAAIAATPLENEAIKERPLYYEPFVGLIPQNHRLFNNKQISADELEMEDILLLEDGHCFKDSVINLCRTHKIDNKKGFQLESGSFNTLIKLSKEGLGMTLLPYLHTLDLNDVDKSHLREFKNPPPAREVSLIYHKSQLKMQLIEALNKTIDGVVRGAISFSDVKIISPIKK
- the ung gene encoding uracil-DNA glycosylase, translated to MQLKIADSWKNILNKEFKKEYFKELMTFVENEYQTHQCFPEKENIFAAFNTCLPSNLKVVIIGQDPYHDYHQANGLCFSVKDNVALPPSLKNILKELSSDLNCSIPTNGNLESWAYQGVLLLNATLSVRAHKAGSHQKKGWETFTDAVISKISQENENIVFLLWGKFAHSKSILINKEKHYILKAPHPSPLGAWRGWFGSKHFSKTNAYLKSVNKKAIFWESICLEL
- a CDS encoding endonuclease MutS2; translation: MNTNISEKTLQDLEFSTVLHHISEHCITGLGKEAVRSIVPILGRKKLFTELHLVNEYLSSFESENRVPNHGFDAITESVKRLKIENSFIETTAFLKIATTSLTVNEHIKFFNKFKVQFPTFFERTQKIEFTTYIDDEIKKIIDISGEVKNNASSALKQIRRDINAIRGKIGASFSSALSKAISAGYLDDIKETVVDNQRVLAVSAMYRRKVAGSLLGSSKSGNIVYIAPQATLAYSREYQNLVYEEKQEVIRILRALGEIIRPMTTLLEDYITYLTHTDCISAKAKYAREMQAVLPKITKEKKIFFRDAYHPVLWRKNNLQKIKTVSQSIELNEKQQIIVISGPNAGGKSITLKTIGLLQLMIQSGILIPVHERSQTYIFDNILTDIGDNQSIENQLSTYSYRLKNMRNFLRKCGESTLFLIDEFGTGSDPELGGALAEIFLEEFYNKKAFGIITTHYSNLKVLANELENVTNANMQFDERTLEPLYKLFVGQAGSSFTFEVAQKNGIPFSLINKAKKRVDTEKVRLDKTISKLQKERNKLQKNSDNLEKQKTKGKEHLESLQEKEEKIQAKLAGFQELYDNNQKMLSLGRKVNELFNKYFQNNNKKELIANFNKWVADEKVKYAKKNPLKITSKNQKKQAKIIEKQLQEVIKKVEKEVLEKVVEVRKEKKNEAIKVAKEKASYEYKVNDRVRIIDSTSIGTIEKIDKNKVTINYGLFTTKTTINKLEFVEKSKK
- a CDS encoding FAD-binding and (Fe-S)-binding domain-containing protein encodes the protein MIDNSTLEVLNKSLSGTVVYSNLHKAIYATDASVYRKIPLAVAYPKDEDDLKKLIHFATKNNTTLIPRAAGTSLAGQCVGDGIIVDVSKHFTNIISFNEKQKTIKLQPGIVRDSLNNFLKKYNLFFGPNTSTSNRCMIGGMVGNNSSGSTSIKYGVTRDKVLEIEAILSDGSSVVFKEITSEEFIDKTTQKTLEGNIYKTIYEELLSKKVQNEIKNEFPKEAIHRRNTGYAIDEFLKSDLFGGTEKTINIAKFLTGSEGTLAFSTAITIQLDLLPPAKSIMVCAHFKSINESLLATVTAMKHNLFNCELMDKTILDCTKNNRDLVKNRFFLEGDPEAVLMLEVAANTDEEVLLLAEALIKDLKNNNFGYHYPKVYGNDIAKVHYLRKAGLGALGNMVGDRKAVACIEDTAVALEDLPDYITEFTKIMDKYQQDAVYYAHAGAGELHLRPILNLKKKEDVVLFRKITTETAVLVKKYKGSFSGEHGDGIVRAEFIPLMIGENNYQLLRSIKKAFDPKNVFNKGKITDAFSMDKNLRYEVDRKEPVIPTIQDFSDSEGILKLAEKCNGSGDCRKPAEAGGTMCPSYRATKNEKDTTRARANALREFLTNSTKVNKFNHNELKEVFDLCLSCKACATECPSNVDIATMKAEFLYQYQESNGYSFRSKLFANNVKYNKIGSLFPQITNAVLNTTLAKKFMGVATERSVPRLANIPLEKWVKKNESTTKDKIIYLFCDEFTNYYDVEIGKDAFYLLDKLGYNLQFVPHKESGRSFISKGFLKEAKEVCNQNIAIFKNIISKETPLIGIEPSAILTFRDEYIRLADDKIAAQNIANNVFTFEEFLARELKNNQINTSLFTTEEKTLKIHGHCHQKALSGTVASFEILSIPKNYKVTILNTGCCGMAGSFGYEKEHFTVSMQVGEESLFPKIRNTEKDVEIVAAGTSCRHQIFDGTKRLAKHPITILKEALK